The sequence below is a genomic window from Campylobacter ornithocola.
TACCGCGCCTTGATGATGTGCTATCATCGCTTCTAAAAAATCTTTATTGATGTTTTTGCTTTCTTTAACCGAACTCATTAAAATCATCATTTTTTGCATTAACTCTTTTTCTTCTTGAACGAATTTTTTATAAGTTTCTTCATCAATTTGAGTTTTAGCATAAAGATTTTTATCTAAAATTTCTTGAAATTCTTGAATTTCTTTTTCTTGAGCTTTGATAATATTTTGAGCGATTTTTTTCATCTCTTCACTTTTAGTATACTTTAATAAAAGTTTAGATGAGTCAATAGCTCCTTGATGGTGTGGAATCATATTAGCTAAAAAATCTCTTTCTATATCATTACTTTGTACCAAAGGATTTTTCATCATAGGTTCATGCATACTCATCATAATTTGTGATGAAATACTTCCAGAAGCT
It includes:
- a CDS encoding DUF305 domain-containing protein is translated as MKIKTIVSSLVLASALFATNSHHAHQGASGSISSQIMMSMHEPMMKNPLVQSNDIERDFLANMIPHHQGAIDSSKLLLKYTKSEEMKKIAQNIIKAQEKEIQEFQEILDKNLYAKTQIDEETYKKFVQEEKELMQKMMILMSSVKESKNINKDFLEAMIAHHQGAVDASKQILFYSKDKTITDIAKKIILDQEKEIQEFTNLLKYM